The DNA region CGGATCACCGCCTGACCCCTGTCGCTCCCCCGCAAGTCGGAGAAATCAGGCTGGCCTTCCGGTGGTCAAAATCGTATGGTGGGAAAAGATGCATCCCCAGGGAGGAGCCTATGGACGGACGTTCCACCACCGGGACAGACCCGGTTTCACCCCAGGCGGCCGGGGTGCCGGCGCCGGCGCCGGCGCCGGTTCCGGAAATGCCGGCGGCGGCAGCTGAGCCGCACCGGTATCCCTTTGTGTTCATGGGCACGGGGGGCGAGTACTTCCGGATCTGGATCGTCAACCTGCTGTTGTCCATCCTGACCCTGGGCATCTATTCCGCCTGGGCCAAGGTGCGGCGGGAGCAGTACTTCCACCGCAACACCTTCCTGGACGGCAGCCCCCTCGATTACCACGGCCGGCCGGCCGCCATCCTGAAAGGCCGCCTCATCGCGGCGGTGCTCTTCCTGGCCCTGTCGGTGGCCCAGCGGATCGATCCCCGGGTCTATCTGGTCCTGCTTTTGGTCCTGGCGCCGATCATACCCTGGATGATCGTCCGCACCTTCCGCTTCCGGGCGGTCAACACCAGCTACCGGGGCCTGCGTTTCGACTTCGTCGGCCGCTACCGCCAGGCCCTGACCACCTTTGTCGGCCTCCCTCTCCTGGTAGCCTTGACCGGCGGGCTGCTGGCGCCCTATTGGATCCGGAGGCAAAAGAAGTTCGTCCTCGATCACCTGACTTTCGGCACCAGCCGTTTCTCCTGCCAGGCGTCCACCGGCGGCTTCTACCGGATCTTCGGCATCCTCTTTCTCCTGGTCTTCGGGGCGGTGGCGGGCATGACCGCCCTGGCCGGGGTCCTGAAGCCGTGGGCCAGCGGCGCCCATGCCCCGTACCTGGCCGGCATCGTTACCGGCCTGGGGACCCTGGCCTACCTTCTGGTCATCCTGGGCACCGTGCCGTACTGGCAGGTGGCCACGACCAACCATATCTGGAATCACACCCGCCTGGGGGAGCATCA from Thermodesulfobacteriota bacterium includes:
- a CDS encoding YjgN family protein, producing the protein MDGRSTTGTDPVSPQAAGVPAPAPAPVPEMPAAAAEPHRYPFVFMGTGGEYFRIWIVNLLLSILTLGIYSAWAKVRREQYFHRNTFLDGSPLDYHGRPAAILKGRLIAAVLFLALSVAQRIDPRVYLVLLLVLAPIIPWMIVRTFRFRAVNTSYRGLRFDFVGRYRQALTTFVGLPLLVALTGGLLAPYWIRRQKKFVLDHLTFGTSRFSCQASTGGFYRIFGILFLLVFGAVAGMTALAGVLKPWASGAHAPYLAGIVTGLGTLAYLLVILGTVPYWQVATTNHIWNHTRLGEHQFSSSLRLGPYVGIVVTNWLATLVTLGLYWPWAQMRLANYRAAQTSVVVTGSLDRFVAAESAQVTAVGEEMADLFDFDVSL